CGCCTCCGGGGCGCTGGTCATGCTTTGCAAGGCCTTCGTCGAATCTTGGTCTTGGCTCGCCGCCAAGGCGGGCCCCGCGCTGAGCGCGAGGAGCAAGGTTAAGCTCAAAAAATTGTACTTATACACAGGGACCTCCTTCCGGTCTTCACTTCAGATTTCATGGACTTATCATACTTGTTCCACAAGGGGAAGCAGGATGTCATCCCGAGCGTAACGAGGGATCCCTGCGAAGTATATTTTCGTAAAACATCCTCCGCAGGGATTCCTCGTCGCTTTGCTCCTCGGAATGACAAAAAAAATGCCCCAGTGTGAACTGGGGCAATGGTAGGCATTTGATGGTGCAATCAGATGCCGAGGAATTTTATGAGGGCTTGAAAAAGTCTTTCACGAAGTCGCTGGCGTCGGATTCGTCGACTTCCCAGAGCGGGCCGACTTTGGGAGGCGGAGTTTTTTCCTTGTTGCGGTCTTGGCCGGAGACCGGCTGAGTTTCCAGGTCTTCCTTGGTAAAATCTTCGAAGAAGTCGGATTTGTCGCGTTTGGGATTGGTCCAAGTCATGGAGTGCTCTTTCCTTCCTCTGATATGAAGAATTCGTGCATAAAATAGGCCATGGAGGCCCATTGAGCGCTCTTATAGAATAATTTAATAAAAACAATAGTTTGAATGGAGATTCGGGCAACGCTGGAAACGCCAAGAAGCCCTGAATTGAGGGGCATACTCCACAATTGGCAAAAAATCTGAGGTCCCTACCCTCCAAATTCAACCAATTTGGTACAGGAATTTGAGCCTTGGGCGGGCCAAATCGGGCGTGTAAACGGCCTCTCACCCCTTCTTCAGGGGTCAAGAGGGCGAAATTGGGGTCTTCCAACCCCGACTCAAGGTTTCGAATTCCAATGAATATTTCGCCCCTTTCACAACACCTTAGAACGCCGCGGCGAAAATAGAGGGTAGAGGGCTTGGGCCGGCGGGGGCGTAAGCATAGCTTTCTTTCTATTCCCCTTCCGACAAAACAAAATCCGTGGCTGGACAATGAAACCCAAGGGTTTCAAAATGCTTAGGGGCGGTTCCATTCCTCCCAAGCGCTCAGGAGAATAGAATTCATGAGTAATCCGATTAAGAATAATCAGACTCCTCCCACTTCGAACGATCCCTACTCCAAGAGCTACGGCAACGATCCTTATGGCGGCGATTATGGCAGCGGCGGTTACGACCCCGGCATGGGCGACAACGGCGCGGTCCCGCCCGATAGCTATTCCGGCTACGAGGACATGAATTACGGCGACTACGGCGACTTCAGCGACATGAACGGAGACTTTGAGGTCGAGGGCGGCGACGAGGGTTATGGCGACGACGCCGGCATGGGCGCCGGCGGCCCGATCACCGAAGCTTCGGTCCGCGCCATGTTGCGCGACCTTCAGGGCACCCTTTCGGAAGATGACTACCGCGCCTTCCAAGGCCGCATCAATGCCACCACCGGCATGAGCCCGGAGCGGGCGGCGGCCGAGCTCCAAGCGATCGCCGAAGAGCTCAACATGATCGCCAATCCCCAAGAGTCGGTGGACGGCATGGTGGGCGAGGATGGCGAGCCGGTAAACAATGAAGCGCACGCCAAGTCCGTCGAAGAGTTCAAGGATGAGCTCGAGGACTATCGCGACGACGTCATGGACATGGAGAATCTGACCGAGGCCGAGAAGACCGAATACTGCGGCGCCATCGACCGGATGATCAATGACATCGAGCTCGCCGAGAAGGATCCGGCCCGCTTGGCCGATATCGACGTCGAAGGGATGCGCGAGGAGCTCAACGAGCTCAAGACCGGCGTCGACGGCAGCAACCTGCACTCCCAGGGCGTCAAGGGCTTGGCCGAGCTGGCCGGCATGACTCCCGAAGAGCTCGCTGCCAAGGCCGAAGCCTCGGGCATCAGCTTGGACAACCTCTCGCTGCCGCCTCCGATGGAGCTCTTCGACTTCCTCAAGGAGATTTCGCCGGAGCTTAAGACCAAGCTCGAGGCCGTGGAAACCGCGGCGAACGAACGAGCTAAGTTCTACGAGGACAACAAATACGCTGCCGACTCCATAAACTCTTCCAACACCCGCAGCACTACCGACGGCGACAACAGCGACACAACGGCGTGGCAAAATCTCTATGATTTGAAATACCATCAAGACGATAAAAGCAAAGCCGTTATGGATGCAATGAAAGCGGTTACGGAAACCTTGACCCCGCTTTTGGAAGCACTTTACCCGGGGCAAGATGTTAAACCGGTTGAAGTTTCCGGATATAGCGGCTGGGAATTGACCCACCAACAATACCTAGTAGCCGATCAAATTAGCATTGGCGGCACGGTCATTGACCTATTCAGCGACCTTGACGGAAAAATCTCTCCCTCCACCACGCTTACCGAGAGCGAAATCAACATTGAAATACCGTCCATCAAGTATGACAACGAGGGCGACGGACAATGGAAACCGCCGGATCTGCAAACCTTCGGAGATCCACAAGTCGGAAAATCCAATTATGATTCCGACGCCGGATAACGCGGCGAACCGCTAAATTTAAATTCTGGTTGGAAAATACGCTCTTACCTTGCTGAGCTCGGCATTTTTTTCGACTGCTTGCCGAAAGACCAGGCTTCTTTTTTTGACGGTCATATGAACCGCGGGCTCCGGACGAGCGGCTGGCGAGAAAAGAACAATGTCGCCCTTCTCTGCCAACCGATTCGCTATTTCAACGGCCGTTTCCAGATTTTCGGACATGAGTATCTGAGTGGAGCCCTCCCAATGCTTCCGGAAATGTTCCCGGTTCATGCCAAAAACAACGAGGGCCTTTGCCTTCTTGGCGATAGTGTCCTTGAGCATCCAATATAGCTGGTGTTCCATATATTCCCCTCCGGCAATCAATATGACTTTGCCGTCCGGGAATGTTTGCAGACTTTTCAAAGTGGCGATCGCGTTGGAAGACCTGGCGTCGCTATAATAAGCCACCCCTCCGATCTTCGTTATCAGCTCTACGCGATCGGGCAAAGGAGCCACGGTTTCGATTGTTTTACGGATGATCTCGTCGGGAATACCGCAAATTTTTGCCACCAGAACGGCAGCGGCCAAGTTTTCGATGTTATGCGGCCCGGGAAAAGAAAATCGCTCTAATCTATACTTAGATTCATTACCCTTCCCGTCGCGGAACCGCAAAGAGTTACCTCGAGAACGGTAAAAAATACCTACCTCAAGCTCCTCATACACCGAGAATCGCAAAGCTTTCGCCTTGGACCCAACCTCTCGAATGATCTCCTGAATTTCATGAGATGCTTGATGCACCAGGAAGTCATCTTCACCCTGCCCGGAAAAGATTTTCGATTTGGCCAACCCGTAGCTCCTCATCGAGTCATGCCTATCGGAATGCCCGGGATATAGATTCAAGAATACCGCGATATGAGGCCGAAACCTTTCGGTCTCGCGGAGCCGAGCGCTGCTCAATTCCAGCAGCACATAGTCATATGGAGTTTTCTCACACAAAGACTGGGCAAAGTCCACGTGGTCCCCGCCCGCCGTCAATACCTTCTTGCCGCCGGCCTCAAGGAAGGCCTTCACCAGATGGATGGTGGTGGATTTGCCATTGGAACCGGTGATGGCGATGATGGGACGTGTATAAAAGTGTGAGGCCAGCTCCAAATCGGTAAGAAAGGTCTTTCCCGCAGCTCTTAAAGGATCGGTGACTTCATGATAGTGATAGCCGCCGGAAGTGAGAATGACATAGTCTTGGCTTTCAAGTGCCTGCCGCGTGGGACTTTCAACAAACAACTCATAGCTAACGGTTTTTAGCTCTGCCCGGATTCGCTTTAGATCGTTCTCGGTGGCGACGCCATAGGCCTGAACTTTGGCACCCTGCGCCGCTAAAAAACGAATTGCCGCAACCCCTGCATCCATCAAGCCCAGGACCGCGACCCTTTTTCCCTTTAAAACCAACATCCAAAAAAAATACCCAAAAAACCATGGAGTTACAATATAATTCCCCAGTGCTGTCCTATACTCTCATGGAACTGCTAGGCCGGGGTTCCTATTTCGAAATTTACACAGTTCAGAATGACGGAGGCGTCAGGGCCCTAAAAAGGCCGAAGCCTTCCTTAAAAGACGATCCCAACGTTCGGCGAATGCTTCAAACCGAAGCTAAGGTCCTGCAGGCGCTGGAGGGGAACCCTCGCTTTCCAAAAATCTTCCAAGTCGGAGAGGATTCAAGCGGACCTTTTATCTTAATGGAAAGACTCCGCGGAAACAACTTGCAACAGGTCATAGAGCAAAACAAGAAATGCAATACCCCATTCACGCCCCTGGAGGCTGCGAGCATTGCCCTTCAAATCGCCGAGGGCCTCAGCTCCCTTCACGGCTTGTCTTTATCCGATGGCCCGGTGATCCACGCCGATCTCAAGCCGCACAACATTATGCTCGAACTCGAAGGTGACATAAAAATTATCGATTTAACACTTGAAGGCGGAACCTTTGCCTATATGCCCCCTGAAAGAATGGATTCAAGAAAAATTGAAATTTCCGGGGACTTGTTCGCTTTCGGACTAATCCTCTACGAACTGCTCACCAACGAGGTTCTGATTCCCGACAGCACAAAAATGGAAATGTATTTTAAAATGAGGGATCTGCGGCGCAGCATCCCTTCTTTCCCTAATTTCATCCCAGAACCGCTCAGTGACATTATTCGAAAGAGTTTGAATGCGGGCCGGGAGGGCGGTTACTCGTCAGCATCAAGCATCGCTCGAGATTTAAACAGCTATCTCATCGGACACTCGCCTACGGGAATCATTAACAAGCCAACCCTATCGATGCCTCCCTCGATCTCAAAGCCTATAAAAAAAATCAGAGAATTTGGGAAAGTGATGCGGGCGAACGAGCAAGGGTATCTCACAAACGAATGCTCATGGAGACATATTCCCTCGGAATGGCGGCCTCTAATCGATGAGGTCCGAGGCGTCTATTTACGACATCTCGGAGCCAACTTACACAGTGTTTACATCAGGGGCTCCGTCGTAATGGGAACCGCTCATGCCGGGGAGTCCGATCTCGACAGCTTCGCGGTGGTTCATCGAGCGCCGGATCCATCGGATCTTCAATGGATGGAGGAATACGGGGAGCGTTTCCGGCTCAGTTTTCCGCTTTGTCGTTATGTCGAAATTCGTGTTTTACCGCTTCAAGAGCTGCTCAATTCTCTTGAATATCTATCGTGGCGCTTTACCTTGAAAATCCTCTCTCTTTGCATTCAAGGAGAAGATCTAAGCGCTCAATTACCAAATTTTCGGCCAAGTCGCGCGAACGGATTCTTCCTTTTTGGCAATATTTACGAAATCTTGGATACGGCTTCCCGGCGCTTGCGGAGCACTAGGGATGCAGATGAAATCGAAAAAATCTGCTCCTGGGTGATGAAGAAAATTCTTCGCACCGGATTCTCCCTGGTCATGGAAAAGGAGCAGGTTTTCACCCGGGACCTTTATCCCTCCTATGAGCTCTTTTCGAAGCACTACCCGGAGAAGAAGCCGGAAATGCGGCAGGCCTTGGAGTGGGCCGTCAATCCCACCGCGGACAAAGAGGCGCTAGGCCAATATCTCGGAGAATTCGGCGGCTGGTTGGGCAGAGAGTTCGGCAAAAAATAACCCTGAATTTCTCTCAGTCACGCTTTAGCAGCTTCTTGTAGATCGAAGCATTGAGCCGCTTCTGGTTGACTTGCTCGATGATCTCTTTCTTTCGGGCATCCTCGTGTTCAACCGGAACCAGCTCAAAATCCTCGGCCAACACCGGCAAGGCCGATGCGATCACTGCGCCCTTGCGGAGACGAACCTCCTCCTTGAGCGGATTCAGCACGATCGGTATATCCCGGTGCCAAAGGTCCGTGCGCACGAAGCCTTCCTCGATACGAAAGTCATCGTTGCGGTGCACCGCGGAGACAATGAACAAGCCCCAACCGGGCGGCGTCCACCAATAAATCCCCAACTTGAGGGTCACGCTGTGGCCCTGCTCGCGCTGCCAAGGGCTGGAGTAAGAAGGCGATTGGCTCAGATGCACCTTTCTCTCGAAAGCCTCCTCCGGGCTCTTGGGAATGAGTCCAGCGCCCGCGGGAAGCGGCAGCCACAGGTCGCTGAGCGGCATTTTCTTGCCTTCGCGCTCAGCCCAGGCATCCAGTCCCGTATTCGTCCGCCGGATCACATAATCTTCGTTCGATTTAAGCTGAATGCTGTAACGGGAAGCCTCCACCCAAGGCAGGCAATATGAAGGCGGCTTTCTCTCGCCATCCTGGCTGAGATTGAGAGTCTTGATTTCCGGGTCCAGGGCCGAGTCGCCGTTGAGGTTGAGAAATTCAATCTTCATTCTCCATTATTGGCCGCTTTCAGCCCTCGGCGGCAAATGAAATATGGATTACAAAATGAGAACTATTGACGTAATTCCCATCGAACAATAACATCACAAAATGCCACCTTTAACCGTCGACCGCGCTCTCGGGCAAGGGGGGATGGGCACGGTTTATTTGGCGCACGATTCCTCGGGAATCCCTTTCGCCGTCAAGGTTTTGAAGAACGGCTCGGAAGAGCTGCTGCGGATGTTCGAGTCCGAGGCCGGCATTCTCGCCAAGCTCCGCCATCCTCGGCTGGTCGCCATCGAGGGTTTCTCGAGAAGCGGCGACGTGACCGGACTTCCGCCCTCACCCTGCTTTTGGATGGAATACGTCGAGGGCCGGCCGCTGCTCGAAGCCAGCGCCGATGCCGGCTCCGATCAAATTTTGCAATGGCTCGAGGAAGGCCTCGAGGCCCTCCACTATCTCCATCATCAAGGCCTGCTGCACGGGGATCTCAAGCCGGCCAACCTCTTGGTCGACCGCCAGGGCCACCTCAAGTTGGTGGACTTTGGCTTGGCCAGTCTGACGAGCCGACTCTCGGCCCCGCAAGGAGCCCGGCCCGGGGGCTCCCTGCCCTACCTGGCCCCCGAGGCCGTCGAAGGCCGACGCAGCCCGGCCTCCGATCTCTTTTCACTCGGCACCGTTTTCTACCAAGCCTTGAGCGGAACGCATCCGCGCCAAGGCGCCAAGAACCTGAGCCAACTCTTTGCCGCCGACTTCCCCTCGCTCTCGAAAAAAATTCCCGACCTTCCGCGCCGGCCGGCTCGGGTCATCGAAAGGATGATCGAAGCCGACGCCGAACGCCGCCTCCAATCGGCCGGCGACGCGCTGGCGGCCCTGGGTGGCGAAGAACGGCCGGGCGACGAGGGCTCCGAGGAGTCTTTCCACTCCTTCGAAATGTTCGGCGCCGAAGAAGGCCGCGAGGCCTTTCGCCGGTTCCTCGCCGAGCGCTTGGAGAAAAACACCGGCGGCCTGGTTTTAGTTCACGGCATGAGCGGCGTCGGCAAAACACGCTGGATGCGCGAGGCCGCCATCGAGATGGGCTTGGCCGGGCTGAGCCCGAGCGGCTCCCGCCTCATTCACCATGCCGAAACCCTCAAGCCCGAGCAAATCGGCGAAATCTTCCGCTTGCTCCAGGAAGAGTCGTCCGCCCGGGTTCTGGTCCTCGAATATCACGAGGAGCGGCTGAGCCCCGAGCTCGCCGCTCTTTTCGCCTCCCTGACCGCCCGGCCCGACACGCTCGACATCCGCTTGAGCCATCTCGATTTCGCCGACACCGGACGCTTTTTGAAACAGGCCCTGAAAGCGGAAGTCCCCGGCAAGTTGGTCGAAGAGATTTTTTCCCGCACTCAAGGCAATCCGCGCCTGCTCACCGAAACCTGCCGCGATCTCCGGAGCAGCGGTCTCCTGGACCGCAAGCATCTCAATGCCGAAGCCCTGAGCCAAATTCAAATTCCCCAAGGCTTCGAGGAGATCTTTCAAGCCCGGCTTCGCAAAATCGACCCGCCCTTGCGCCGCTTGATCGAAACTCTGACCTTGTCGGCCGAAGGCGCGACCCCCGCCGAGTTGGCCGAGCTCGCGGCGAGCTCGGTCCGCGAGCTGCAACCGAGCTTGGAAACGCTGATGACCTTAGGCCTGATCAAGCTCAAGGACCGCGAGGGCCTGGAAGCCTACCAATTGGCCCATGCCGCCCTGGTCGATCCGATCCTGAGCGGCTTGAAGTCGGAGCGGCGGGAGCAAGGCCACCGCGATTGGATCGCCTTGCTGGAGCGGCGCCGGCCTCAGGCCTTCGCCGCCCTGGCCGCTCATGCCATGGAGCTGCCCAAGCATCCCCGAGCCGTCGAATGGGCCTTGAAAGCCAGCGAGGAGCTTTTCAAAGGCGAACGGTTTACCGAAGCCATCGCCTTGGCCGAGCGCGGCTTGCCCTTGGCTACGGAAAAAACCGCGCGCGACGCCCTGCTCCGGCTGCTCGCCAATGCCTATGGGCGCCAAGGGCATTTTTCCGATTCGATCCAATACATCGAGCGCTGGCATCGCGAAGGTCATGAAGACCCGCTGGGCAACAACGAGGTCAAATTCTGGTTGGCCAGCGGACTTTCCCACAAGAACCTGGGAAACCTCGAGGAAGCCCGGCGCCGCTTCGAGAACTGCATCGCCGGCGGCGATTCGGCCCAAGAGCCTCAAAGAGACTTCCTGGCCCGAGCTCATTCGCTGCTCGGCCAGCTCGATATCGAAGCCGGTGACGACGACTCCGCCGAATCTCACTTCGGCGAGGCTCTCCAGCTCTTGCCTCGGCCCGGCGTCCAGCGAGCCGAAGTCCTCAAGCACCAAGCCCAATTGCTGGCCAAGCGCGGCCGTTGGAGCGAGGCGCTGAACCTGCTCGACCTAGCCGGAAAAATGTATGAAGAGGCCGGCGACCACCAGGGTCGTTTTTCGGTGGCTTTGGAACGGGGCAACTTGGCCTTGGACCAAGGCCGGCTCGACGAAACCGAGGCCGCCTACCAGGAGGCCCAGGCCATCGCTTCGGCCAAACGCGACGAGAATTCCTTGGCTCGGGTCTACCAAAACCTGGGCGTTCTCCAGAGCCGCCGCGGCGACTACCCGTCGGCGCTGGACTATTTGGCGCGGGCCCAGGAGATCTTCGTCTTCTTCGGCAGCGGCTTCGAAAGGGCGATGAACTTCCTGCAGCTGGCCTTGGCCCACGGCGCGGTCGGAAATTTCGCCGAAGCCGAGAGCTTCTGGCGCTCGGCCCAGAGCCAGGGTGAGAGCTCGCCGGAATATGAACGGCGAAGAAAGCAGATTTCCGCTTGGTTATCGCGGTTGAAGCCCGAAAGCTGGATCGCGGAGGCAGTCGAAGCCAAAGCCGAAGTCCCCGACTGGGATCTCGAGGGACGGCTCTTCGGTTTGCTCGATGGCGAGGGAAACGGTGAAACCGATGAAATCCGCCGGCTCCTCCTCCAAATTCAAGCAAGGCTGCCCGACCCGCTCAAGATCCGATTCGAGGAACGAGCCGATTATCGGCATTACGTCCTCCAAGAAAATTCAACCCCATCCTCAAAGGAGAGCCCTCCCATGGACCTTTTGCAAAAGCTGGCGGCCATCACCGCCGAACTGCTCCGCTCCAACCGGCTCGACGACGTCCTCGTCAAGCTCATGGACACGGCGATGGAGCTATCCAAGGCCGAGCGCGGCTTCTTGGTGGTGCGCAGCGAAAACAAAGAGGGCCCGCTGCCGGGCTATGAGATCAAAGTGGCTCGCAATCTTGCCCGGGAGCTGATCGAGAAAGAAGATTCCTCGCTCAGCCTTTCGGCGGTCCGCGAGGCCGTTCAAAGCGGCTCGCCGGTCCTCACCGACAACGCGCTCCAGGACGAGCGCTTCGAGACCGCCGAAAGCGTCCACGCCCTGGAATTGAAGTCGATCCTGGTGCTGCCGCTCAAGGCGACCCAAGGCGTGATCGGAGCACTTTACCTCGACCACCGCTATCAAACCAATCTCTTCAAGCCCGGCGACCTGGTCGCCCTCCAGGCCTTCGCCGACCAAGCGGCCCTGGCCTTGCAAAAAGCCCAAATGATCGAGGAGCTGAAACGGGCCAACGACCGGCTGGCCCAGACCGTCGACGACCAAGCCACCGAGCTCAGCGTCCTCAAGCGCGAGGTCGAGGATCAGCGCCAGAAGCTGACCTTCGAATACAAGGACATCGTCGGCACCTCCCCGGCCATGCTCGAGGTCCTCTCCTTGGTCGACCGCATCACCGAGACCGCGGTGCCGGTCTGGATCTACGGCGAATCGGGCACCGGCAAGGAGATGATCGCCCGGGCCCTCCATTTCAACAGCTCCCGGGCCAAGAAGCCTTTCGTCAGCGAGAACTGCTCGGCCCTGCCCGAGACCCTCCTCGAATCGGAGCTCTTCGGCCACAAGCGCGGCGCCTTCACCCACGCCGACCGCGACAAGAAGGGCCTCCTCGAGTATGCCAACGGCGGCACGATCTTCTTGGACGAGATCGCCGACATGAGCCCGACCATGCAGGCCAAGCTGCTGCGCTTTCTGCAAGAGGGCGAGATCCGGCCGCTCGGCTCCAACGAAACCATCAAAGTGAAGGTCCGGGTCGTCTCGGCCAGCAACAAGGATTTGCTGGCCATGATCGGCGAGGGAAAATTCCGCGAGGACCTCTACTACCGGCTCAACGGCGTGACGGTGAGCCTTCCGCCGCTGCGCGAGCGGCTCGAGGACATCCCGATCCTGGCCCGCCACTTCCTCAAAAAATTCGCCAAGGACGAGGATCAAACTCCGCTCGAGATCACGCCCGAGGCGCTGGAGATGATGATGGCCCATTCCTGGCCGGGCAACGTCCGGGAATTGGAAAACACCCTGCGCACCGCCGCCCTCTTTCATCAAAAGCACAAGCTGACGCCCAAATCCTTCAACTTTAAAAAGGTCTTTTTCGAAGGCAAGCCCGAGGCTCCGGCGGGCGCGCCGAGCGGCGCGGCGCGCAAGACCGCGCCGGCGGCCGCTTCGAACCTCTCCGACGAGAAGCGAATCCTGCTCAAGGCGCTCTACGATCAAGGCTATCACAAGGGGCTGGCGGCCGAGGCGCTGGGAATCTCCCGGCGCTACCTCTACACCCAGATGATGCGGCACGGCGTCCCGATCAACCGGATCGAGATGAAGTCCTACGTGGAATCTCAGTTGGGGCTCAAGTGATAGGCCGGGATCGGATGGATCCGAATCGTGTTGCCGTGAGGCAATAGGCGAACGATCCGGAGCTTAAGCTTTTTGCTGAGCTCCAGCCACTGCTCGTCCGAAAGCGGCTTGGCGGCATCGAGCGCCAGCTCGCCGCCCTTGCTCCAATCGGCCGAGCTCACCCTCACGAAGAAGAAGAGATCTTGGGGCTCTCCGGCCAGCGCCGTCAGGTCGACCTTGCTCTCGGTCGAAACCGGAAAATCACGGTAGCTCGGGCTCTGACATTCGACGATGCCGGGCTTATCGGACCGCGGCAGGTTGAGCACCAGCCAAAGCAGCTTATCCTGGGCCCAAGGCTTGCTCTGGTCCTCGGGCGGAATGAGCGGCTCGATCTCGGCGTCGGGGAAGTTTCCGCAGCCAATCGCCCGAACCCAGACCTCCTGGTTCAGAGCCTGAATGGCCGAGACTTCCAAATCTTGGACGGCCACCATCTGCAAAGTCTTGGAGGTGGGAATCTTTCGAATCGAAGCTTTGCCGAAAGCCTGGCTCGGCCCGAGCTTCGGCCGCTCGATCAAGATTTCGTGGATCGTCTCGGTTTCGCCGTCGAAGTCCAAGGCATGATCGCGCACGAACTTGGTGGCGATGTCGCTGGACGAGGATTGAGAGCCGAGCACGCCATCGCTGCCGGTGGCCGCGGCCACTTCGACTCCTTGGGGAAGGCCCTCGCCGCCGACCGAGCCGGGCAAGCCGGAGCCGCCGCTGCCGCTAAAACCGCCGGCGCAGGCGCTCAACAGGAAAAATAAGCCGAAAACTTTCTTCATGGGAGCTGATGCAGAGATTGAGCCGGCGCATGGGGCGGCATCTGAATCAACACCGGCTCATCGTCCGATTCTTCCTCTTCATCACCCGTCGGAATCTGGATGGGCTTGAGCTCCACCGGCGGCTTGGCCAGGGCATGGACCAGTCGGACCTGGAAGAACGGCGCCGAGCTGTCTTTCTTACATGAGGCTAAGTCGTTCAATTCCTGGATCGAGCCGAAAGCGGTCCAGCTCGACACCGGCTCCGCCGGCTGCTTGGAAACCAGGAAGAAGTAGAGATGATCCTCGAGCATCTCCTGCCCGCTCAAATCGGCTTCACCGGAAGCCGTGAGGGCGAAATCGCGGTAACGGGCCGCCGGCAGCAGCGCGGGATCCCAGTTGTCGTTGTTCAAAGCCATGACCCAAGAGAAGACCTGGCCGCGATGCTGGGCGACGGTGCCGACCTCGCCGGGCGCCTCGCCCAAATCGATCATGCGGAGCACCCGGCCTTCGCAATCGGTGCAAGGCAGGACCTCCTCGGTCGTCTTTTGGTATTTACCGACCTTGGCCTTCGGGAAATAGGCGGGTTCGGTCTCACGGATCAGCCAAGCCGGCGGGTCCTTGCCTTCGGTGGCGAAGCGCAGAGCTAAATCGGTCCCGCAACCACCGGCCAATTCTTGGTAACCGGACTGGCTGGACAGGGTTCCGTCGGCGGCGTTTCCGGTTTCGCCGACCCCGCCCAAGGGACCGCCGATTCCCGTCCCGGGGCTCGAGCTATCCAGGGCTCCGGTGCAAGCCAGCAGGCTAAGACCCAGGCAAAACTTTAGGAAACCCCTTAAGAAAACACTAATAGTAATTGATTTTATTGATTTTTTTAAAGAAACCCCGATCACGAGATCGCCCCTTTTTCACCCGAGCCCTCGATCACCCTTATTATCAGCAATTTCCCCCGAAGAATTGCGAAATTTCTTGGCTTAAACCATTCCGGCCGACCCTCCCGAAATCGGCGATTTTTTGAGGCTTTCCTTGCCGATCCACTCTTCCACGGCCTGGAGCCGAGCCCGGAGGCTGGGCAACTCCAACATGGCCTGGCTGGCGTAAGGATCTTCGACCAAATGAGTGGCAAGAAGATGGCAAAAGACCTCGGGGTCCTCGATGCGGTGGATGGCCGAATGATAGTCGGCCGGCAGCTCGCGGTAGAGCGGCAGGAGCGGCAGGAAATTTTCACGCAGCCGGTGCATCGAAGGCCCCAGCTTCTCCTTGCTCTGCCAGTCCTCATCGGGCACCAACTCGACCTCGGCGCTGCGATAGAGCGCGGTCCCCGGGAGCTCTTGCTTGAGCCGGACCCGCCCCATGCCCTGCAAGGTGATTTGAAAGCGCCCCTCTTCCAAACGTTCCGATTGGGTGACCATCCCAAAGCCGAAAATCGGGAAAATTTCGGGTGAACCCTCATAATCCCCTTCGTAACCCGGCTTCAGCAAGGGGATGCCGATCATGCCATGCCCCTTCAAGCTGTCCTCGACCAAGGCCCGGTAGCGGGGCTCAAAGACATGCAGCGGCAGGATCATTTTGGGGAAGAAGACCGTGCGGG
The DNA window shown above is from bacterium and carries:
- the murD gene encoding UDP-N-acetylmuramoyl-L-alanine--D-glutamate ligase, yielding MLVLKGKRVAVLGLMDAGVAAIRFLAAQGAKVQAYGVATENDLKRIRAELKTVSYELFVESPTRQALESQDYVILTSGGYHYHEVTDPLRAAGKTFLTDLELASHFYTRPIIAITGSNGKSTTIHLVKAFLEAGGKKVLTAGGDHVDFAQSLCEKTPYDYVLLELSSARLRETERFRPHIAVFLNLYPGHSDRHDSMRSYGLAKSKIFSGQGEDDFLVHQASHEIQEIIREVGSKAKALRFSVYEELEVGIFYRSRGNSLRFRDGKGNESKYRLERFSFPGPHNIENLAAAVLVAKICGIPDEIIRKTIETVAPLPDRVELITKIGGVAYYSDARSSNAIATLKSLQTFPDGKVILIAGGEYMEHQLYWMLKDTIAKKAKALVVFGMNREHFRKHWEGSTQILMSENLETAVEIANRLAEKGDIVLFSPAARPEPAVHMTVKKRSLVFRQAVEKNAELSKVRAYFPTRI
- a CDS encoding serine/threonine-protein kinase translates to MELLGRGSYFEIYTVQNDGGVRALKRPKPSLKDDPNVRRMLQTEAKVLQALEGNPRFPKIFQVGEDSSGPFILMERLRGNNLQQVIEQNKKCNTPFTPLEAASIALQIAEGLSSLHGLSLSDGPVIHADLKPHNIMLELEGDIKIIDLTLEGGTFAYMPPERMDSRKIEISGDLFAFGLILYELLTNEVLIPDSTKMEMYFKMRDLRRSIPSFPNFIPEPLSDIIRKSLNAGREGGYSSASSIARDLNSYLIGHSPTGIINKPTLSMPPSISKPIKKIREFGKVMRANEQGYLTNECSWRHIPSEWRPLIDEVRGVYLRHLGANLHSVYIRGSVVMGTAHAGESDLDSFAVVHRAPDPSDLQWMEEYGERFRLSFPLCRYVEIRVLPLQELLNSLEYLSWRFTLKILSLCIQGEDLSAQLPNFRPSRANGFFLFGNIYEILDTASRRLRSTRDADEIEKICSWVMKKILRTGFSLVMEKEQVFTRDLYPSYELFSKHYPEKKPEMRQALEWAVNPTADKEALGQYLGEFGGWLGREFGKK
- a CDS encoding sigma 54-interacting transcriptional regulator, producing the protein MPPLTVDRALGQGGMGTVYLAHDSSGIPFAVKVLKNGSEELLRMFESEAGILAKLRHPRLVAIEGFSRSGDVTGLPPSPCFWMEYVEGRPLLEASADAGSDQILQWLEEGLEALHYLHHQGLLHGDLKPANLLVDRQGHLKLVDFGLASLTSRLSAPQGARPGGSLPYLAPEAVEGRRSPASDLFSLGTVFYQALSGTHPRQGAKNLSQLFAADFPSLSKKIPDLPRRPARVIERMIEADAERRLQSAGDALAALGGEERPGDEGSEESFHSFEMFGAEEGREAFRRFLAERLEKNTGGLVLVHGMSGVGKTRWMREAAIEMGLAGLSPSGSRLIHHAETLKPEQIGEIFRLLQEESSARVLVLEYHEERLSPELAALFASLTARPDTLDIRLSHLDFADTGRFLKQALKAEVPGKLVEEIFSRTQGNPRLLTETCRDLRSSGLLDRKHLNAEALSQIQIPQGFEEIFQARLRKIDPPLRRLIETLTLSAEGATPAELAELAASSVRELQPSLETLMTLGLIKLKDREGLEAYQLAHAALVDPILSGLKSERREQGHRDWIALLERRRPQAFAALAAHAMELPKHPRAVEWALKASEELFKGERFTEAIALAERGLPLATEKTARDALLRLLANAYGRQGHFSDSIQYIERWHREGHEDPLGNNEVKFWLASGLSHKNLGNLEEARRRFENCIAGGDSAQEPQRDFLARAHSLLGQLDIEAGDDDSAESHFGEALQLLPRPGVQRAEVLKHQAQLLAKRGRWSEALNLLDLAGKMYEEAGDHQGRFSVALERGNLALDQGRLDETEAAYQEAQAIASAKRDENSLARVYQNLGVLQSRRGDYPSALDYLARAQEIFVFFGSGFERAMNFLQLALAHGAVGNFAEAESFWRSAQSQGESSPEYERRRKQISAWLSRLKPESWIAEAVEAKAEVPDWDLEGRLFGLLDGEGNGETDEIRRLLLQIQARLPDPLKIRFEERADYRHYVLQENSTPSSKESPPMDLLQKLAAITAELLRSNRLDDVLVKLMDTAMELSKAERGFLVVRSENKEGPLPGYEIKVARNLARELIEKEDSSLSLSAVREAVQSGSPVLTDNALQDERFETAESVHALELKSILVLPLKATQGVIGALYLDHRYQTNLFKPGDLVALQAFADQAALALQKAQMIEELKRANDRLAQTVDDQATELSVLKREVEDQRQKLTFEYKDIVGTSPAMLEVLSLVDRITETAVPVWIYGESGTGKEMIARALHFNSSRAKKPFVSENCSALPETLLESELFGHKRGAFTHADRDKKGLLEYANGGTIFLDEIADMSPTMQAKLLRFLQEGEIRPLGSNETIKVKVRVVSASNKDLLAMIGEGKFREDLYYRLNGVTVSLPPLRERLEDIPILARHFLKKFAKDEDQTPLEITPEALEMMMAHSWPGNVRELENTLRTAALFHQKHKLTPKSFNFKKVFFEGKPEAPAGAPSGAARKTAPAAASNLSDEKRILLKALYDQGYHKGLAAEALGISRRYLYTQMMRHGVPINRIEMKSYVESQLGLK